In the genome of Streptosporangiales bacterium, one region contains:
- a CDS encoding aldehyde dehydrogenase family protein — protein MSTGKNETAVVDAVRKDLFIDGAWRPAEDGRTFKVEDPSTGKVLCAVADASPKDGVAALDAAVAAQPEWAATPPRERSEILRRSYEALMDRQDELGLLMTLEMGKPLAEAKGEIAYAAEFFRWFAEEAVRIDGGYAVSADGKSRMLVTKQPVGPTLLITPWNFPMAMCTRKIGPAVAAGCTMVFKPAALTPLSALAVTEILTEAGLPAGVLNVVNTSNSGGVMEPLIRDGRARKLSFTGSTEVGRKLLEQCAGNVLRTSMELGGNAPFIVFEDADIDQAIAGAMVAKMRNIGEACTAANRLYVHENIADEFARRLGETMSALVVGRGVDDGVNVGPLIDHRAVEKVEQLVADAVAKGARVVVGGERGAGDGHFYNPTVLADVPAEADVRTTEIFGPVAPIVTFSDEDEVVAAANDTEFGLVSYLFTTNLTRALRVCERLETGMIGLNQGLVANAGAPFGGVKQSGLGREGGRVGIEEFLETKYIAMPTP, from the coding sequence ATGTCGACGGGCAAGAACGAGACCGCGGTGGTCGACGCGGTCCGCAAGGACCTCTTCATCGACGGCGCCTGGCGACCGGCCGAGGACGGCAGGACGTTCAAGGTCGAGGATCCGTCGACCGGCAAGGTGCTCTGTGCGGTCGCCGACGCCTCGCCCAAGGACGGCGTCGCCGCGCTCGACGCGGCGGTGGCGGCACAGCCGGAGTGGGCGGCGACGCCACCGCGTGAGCGCAGCGAGATCCTGCGCAGGTCGTACGAGGCCCTGATGGACCGCCAGGACGAGCTCGGCCTGCTGATGACCCTGGAGATGGGCAAGCCGCTGGCCGAGGCGAAGGGCGAGATCGCGTACGCGGCCGAGTTCTTCCGTTGGTTCGCGGAGGAAGCCGTCCGCATCGACGGCGGGTACGCCGTGTCGGCCGACGGCAAGAGCCGGATGCTCGTCACCAAGCAGCCGGTGGGCCCGACCCTGCTGATCACGCCGTGGAACTTCCCGATGGCGATGTGCACGCGCAAGATCGGCCCCGCGGTCGCCGCCGGTTGCACGATGGTGTTCAAGCCGGCCGCGCTCACGCCGCTGAGCGCACTCGCGGTCACCGAGATCCTCACCGAGGCCGGCCTTCCCGCCGGCGTGCTCAACGTCGTCAACACCTCGAACTCGGGTGGGGTGATGGAGCCGCTCATCCGCGACGGACGCGCGCGCAAGCTCTCGTTCACCGGATCGACCGAGGTGGGCCGCAAGCTGCTCGAGCAGTGCGCGGGCAACGTCCTGCGCACGTCGATGGAGCTCGGCGGCAACGCCCCGTTCATCGTGTTCGAGGACGCGGACATCGACCAGGCCATCGCCGGGGCGATGGTCGCGAAGATGCGCAACATCGGCGAGGCGTGCACGGCCGCCAACCGGCTCTACGTGCACGAGAACATCGCCGACGAGTTCGCCCGCCGGCTCGGCGAGACCATGTCGGCCCTGGTCGTCGGCCGCGGTGTCGACGACGGCGTCAACGTCGGGCCGCTGATCGACCACCGGGCCGTGGAGAAGGTCGAGCAGCTCGTCGCCGACGCGGTGGCCAAGGGTGCGAGGGTCGTCGTCGGCGGCGAGCGCGGCGCGGGCGACGGACACTTCTACAACCCGACGGTGCTCGCCGACGTACCCGCCGAGGCCGACGTCCGGACGACCGAGATCTTCGGTCCCGTCGCGCCGATCGTCACGTTCAGCGACGAGGACGAGGTCGTCGCCGCGGCCAACGACACCGAGTTCGGCCTGGTGTCGTACCTCTTCACCACCAACCTCACCCGCGCGCTGCGCGTGTGCGAGCGGCTGGAGACGGGCATGATCGGGCTCAACCAGGGCCTGGTCGCCAACGCCGGCGCCCCGTTCGGCGGCGTCAAGCAGTCCGGCCTCGGCCGCGAGGGCGGCCGCGTCGGCATCGAGGAGTTCCTCGAGACGAAGTACATCGCGATGCCGACCCCGTAG